The following are from one region of the Ignavibacteriota bacterium genome:
- a CDS encoding T9SS type A sorting domain-containing protein yields the protein MLEIKSGPVTLPLSFGLDTIATDGLDEILEEFEIPPLPPAGGIDARFILPENYFWEYNTVKDYRYGNNLFSGQVDYKFSYQPYNSYGIEIFWFLPPGVTGFLRDIINGSFINVAIADSGSYVVVNPLVFSKLNLIIHYNEYNPIELISFNYSFVNTKVQLNWTTATETNNSGFEILRFAQNDNEWEAIGFVPGFGTTTEPKAYSFTDENVTTGTYKYHLKQIDFDGIFEYLPIGQAGSNEIEVEVDFTPKEFVLFQNYPNPFNPNTVIRFEIPGQARNDNVLVTLKIYDILGNEIVTLVNEEKQSGVYEVEFDASSLASGMYLYKLQAGSFIQTKKMILTK from the coding sequence ATGCTTGAGATTAAAAGTGGTCCGGTTACTCTGCCGTTATCATTTGGCTTAGACACAATTGCAACCGATGGTTTGGATGAAATACTTGAAGAATTTGAGATTCCGCCATTACCTCCAGCAGGTGGTATTGATGCAAGATTTATTCTCCCTGAAAATTATTTTTGGGAATATAACACAGTGAAAGATTACAGATATGGGAATAATTTATTTAGTGGTCAAGTAGATTACAAATTCTCCTACCAGCCATATAATAGTTATGGTATAGAAATATTTTGGTTTTTGCCACCAGGAGTGACAGGTTTTTTACGTGACATAATTAACGGATCCTTTATAAATGTTGCAATTGCAGATTCCGGAAGTTATGTTGTTGTTAACCCACTTGTATTCAGCAAACTCAATTTAATAATCCATTATAATGAATATAATCCAATCGAATTGATATCATTCAATTATTCTTTTGTCAATACGAAAGTTCAGCTTAATTGGACAACCGCAACGGAAACGAACAACTCTGGTTTTGAGATTCTTCGCTTCGCTCAGAATGACAACGAGTGGGAAGCGATTGGTTTTGTCCCGGGATTTGGAACTACTACTGAACCAAAGGCTTATTCATTCACTGATGAAAATGTAACAACTGGAACTTACAAATACCACCTCAAGCAAATTGATTTTGATGGAATTTTTGAATACCTGCCTATCGGACAGGCAGGCTCAAACGAAATAGAAGTGGAAGTTGATTTTACTCCAAAGGAATTTGTGTTATTTCAGAACTACCCTAATCCTTTTAATCCGAACACGGTAATACGATTTGAGATTCCGGGTCAAGCCCGGAATGACAATGTACTAGTGACACTAAAAATTTATGATATTCTTGGGAATGAAATCGTAACACTTGTTAACGAAGAAAAGCAGTCTGGAGTTTATGAAGTTGAGTTTGATGCATCATCACTTGCGTCGGGAATGTATTTGTATAAACTTCAGGCGGGTTCATTCATTCAGACAAAGAAAATGATTTTGACAAAGTAA